One window of Natronomonas salsuginis genomic DNA carries:
- a CDS encoding heavy metal translocating P-type ATPase, producing the protein MSFDECYLCGRKFQSSVVETKSEIQFCSTGCHDVHTTLGDETSSETIESKEKDTHESLGEGIDQTFFRIDGMYSATCEVFLESRAEKQEGVVDAEASYVTETIRVIHESDHVSKDELRDTLSTLGYTAYLREHASKNAQESTSTTRRSREIDGIRKRRDDQLLDFRYAAGLLFGAFLMVPYVAIMYPIHLASILDWEALHLFEDTFQMSGQGGLIFLRIYFVLTGVILFFTGLPVLRGAFISLKMRRPNTDLLVAITVLSAYVYGTVAVLLGRNDLFFDLTIVVAAAVTAVAFYESSVKQRALNRLTELTVSQVDTARVYAPDGTTNEVGIEELTSNDLVLARQGERIPVDGELAESSCSVDEAVITGESLPVLKQAGDNVIGGSIVTDGAALIQVGENATSSIDRITTAVWDLQSATHSVQRHADRLASRAIGLVGGAAVVVGGGAATILDMSVVNAFLLFLLVLLVGSPWALGFATPLSVATSLEEALRRGIVVFDETVFERLRDIDIVVFDKTGTLTTGEMDVIETDAPPELLEAVAELERRASHPAASAIVSAFARESNASDSLRSDGGVIDEDKEKDTGRVSEFTSHRSGVEGVIDGTKLLVGNPDLFIQQGWMVSDDIESRVAEARGFGRLPVIIGRDGAAEGIIIVGDEPRDGWDGTIRRLGERGTEVVILTGDDEEATDFFKRHKDVTHVFAGVPPEGKTATIRRLKSGGQVAMVGDGTNDAPALATADLGISLGSGTALAADAADIAIVDDEISSVETAFDLAKAANHRVKQNNIGALLYNGIAILAVAVGFFNPLTAAVAVVACGGLIVANCQRELAKS; encoded by the coding sequence ATGTCATTTGATGAATGCTATCTATGTGGCCGCAAGTTTCAATCATCCGTAGTCGAAACCAAATCCGAGATACAATTCTGTTCGACCGGCTGTCATGATGTTCATACAACGCTCGGTGATGAGACTTCTAGCGAAACTATCGAGTCGAAAGAGAAAGATACTCATGAATCCTTGGGGGAGGGAATCGACCAGACGTTTTTTCGGATTGATGGAATGTATTCTGCGACGTGTGAAGTTTTTCTCGAATCGCGTGCCGAAAAGCAAGAAGGAGTGGTTGATGCTGAGGCGAGCTATGTGACTGAAACGATACGTGTGATACACGAGAGTGACCACGTTTCGAAGGATGAACTTCGCGACACATTGAGTACGCTCGGCTATACGGCGTATCTTCGCGAACACGCCTCTAAAAACGCTCAAGAGTCGACGAGCACGACACGCCGATCACGGGAGATAGATGGAATACGAAAACGTCGGGATGATCAGCTTCTCGATTTCCGGTATGCCGCTGGACTCCTTTTTGGCGCGTTCCTGATGGTTCCGTACGTCGCGATCATGTATCCAATCCATCTTGCTTCCATTCTTGATTGGGAAGCCCTCCATCTCTTCGAAGATACATTCCAGATGAGTGGTCAGGGAGGACTCATCTTTCTGCGGATTTACTTCGTGTTAACCGGTGTTATTCTCTTTTTCACCGGGCTACCTGTGCTACGTGGCGCGTTCATCAGTCTGAAGATGCGGCGGCCGAACACAGACCTGCTCGTAGCAATAACCGTACTGAGTGCCTATGTCTACGGTACTGTCGCGGTCCTCCTCGGTCGAAATGATTTATTTTTCGATCTTACCATCGTTGTCGCTGCAGCTGTAACCGCCGTAGCGTTCTATGAGTCATCGGTCAAACAGCGTGCGCTGAACCGCCTCACGGAACTTACGGTTTCTCAGGTCGATACTGCACGGGTATACGCCCCAGACGGAACGACGAATGAGGTTGGAATTGAGGAACTCACATCGAATGATCTCGTACTTGCCCGCCAAGGCGAACGGATTCCGGTTGACGGTGAACTCGCCGAAAGTAGTTGTTCTGTCGATGAGGCAGTCATCACAGGAGAATCTCTTCCGGTGTTGAAGCAGGCGGGTGATAACGTCATCGGTGGGTCGATTGTCACGGACGGTGCGGCTCTGATTCAGGTCGGAGAGAACGCAACGAGTAGCATCGACCGAATTACGACTGCTGTCTGGGATTTACAGAGTGCCACGCACTCCGTCCAACGTCACGCCGACCGGCTCGCATCACGGGCTATAGGGCTGGTTGGCGGTGCGGCTGTCGTAGTGGGTGGCGGTGCGGCAACGATACTCGATATGAGTGTTGTGAATGCTTTCCTCCTATTTTTGCTAGTCCTTCTCGTTGGATCACCATGGGCACTTGGGTTCGCTACACCGCTTTCAGTGGCAACGAGTCTTGAAGAGGCGCTCAGACGGGGAATAGTCGTTTTCGACGAAACGGTCTTTGAACGTCTTCGGGATATTGACATCGTTGTCTTCGACAAAACGGGGACCCTTACGACTGGGGAGATGGACGTGATCGAGACAGACGCACCACCAGAGTTACTAGAGGCCGTCGCAGAATTAGAGCGGCGGGCGTCTCACCCCGCTGCAAGTGCCATCGTGTCGGCGTTCGCTCGTGAGAGTAATGCTTCTGATTCACTGCGTTCGGATGGGGGTGTAATCGACGAAGACAAAGAGAAAGATACTGGCCGTGTAAGCGAATTCACTAGTCATAGATCCGGAGTCGAAGGAGTGATCGACGGAACGAAACTCCTGGTCGGTAATCCCGATCTATTTATTCAGCAGGGCTGGATGGTAAGCGACGACATCGAATCGCGCGTCGCTGAGGCCCGGGGCTTCGGACGACTTCCGGTCATCATCGGGCGCGACGGAGCCGCGGAGGGGATTATTATCGTAGGCGATGAGCCCCGAGACGGATGGGATGGTACGATTCGCCGTCTTGGAGAGCGGGGAACTGAAGTCGTCATACTAACCGGTGACGACGAGGAGGCTACCGACTTCTTCAAACGTCATAAAGACGTTACGCACGTATTCGCGGGTGTTCCCCCGGAGGGGAAAACTGCAACGATTCGACGACTTAAATCGGGTGGACAGGTCGCGATGGTCGGTGACGGAACGAACGATGCACCGGCACTTGCGACGGCCGACCTCGGGATCTCATTAGGGAGTGGTACAGCGTTGGCAGCGGACGCGGCCGATATTGCGATCGTCGACGACGAAATTAGTTCCGTCGAAACGGCGTTCGATTTGGCGAAGGCAGCGAATCATCGCGTTAAACAAAACAATATCGGCGCTCTTCTTTATAACGGAATCGCGATCTTGGCTGTGGCTGTCGGATTCTTTAATCCACTCACGGCAGCTGTAGCCGTAGTCGCCTGTGGTGGTCTAATCGTAGCCAACTGCCAGCGAGAGTTAGCGAAATCATAA
- a CDS encoding multicopper oxidase family protein — protein MTTRFGISETELSRRDYLLTAGGSSVSAIAGCLTMNTEPPIKESSDQPEQIPSTGHTSPELDKWVNEVPRPGTVEPIGTKNGHPYYKVETREVEQKIHRDLPATTVWGYDGQFPGPTIEAQQGEPIYVRWENKLPDTHLLPEDTTIHSNIIPYDSTGVRTVTHLHGGNVEDQSDGHAQAWFTQDFQKTGPKFEKKDYYYVNDQPPTTLWYHDHSLGITRLNVYAGLAGFYILRNEHERNLGLPEGEYEIPLVFQDRSFNKDGSLYYPTGPENQGKDESYPEPSIITQFFGDVSVVNGKAWPRLSVEPRKYRFRMLNGANSRYYNLTLLEYDEDLGETIGDGPSFVQIGNDGGLLSNPVEIGNRLELGSSKRADVVVDFSEYAGTTLLLHNNAPAKYYGTTEEDQEPVQPLPEIMLVDVKNTSGGADVSQIPETLTQIPEISLDLVDNKRYLPLVQLSDDYGRPLFLLGTEDDQSGHRLTDPTTEAPTVGDTELWSIANLTGMSHPIHLHLVHFQVLGRQSIDYDSTEDNINPDGLRDPKPFEQGWNDVVSVDPGDVVHLLVHFGEYEGLFNDQTGEYMWHCHMIEHEDHDMMRPLEVLPASADDISSEEEKSS, from the coding sequence AGCTTGACAAGTGGGTCAACGAAGTTCCCCGTCCCGGAACAGTAGAACCGATCGGAACGAAAAACGGCCACCCCTATTATAAAGTGGAAACGCGTGAAGTCGAGCAGAAAATCCACCGTGACCTTCCGGCAACGACTGTCTGGGGATACGACGGCCAGTTTCCCGGGCCGACGATCGAAGCCCAACAAGGCGAGCCGATCTACGTCCGGTGGGAAAACAAGCTTCCGGACACCCATCTCCTTCCTGAGGATACGACGATTCACAGTAATATAATCCCGTACGATTCGACGGGTGTCCGAACAGTAACTCATCTCCACGGCGGTAACGTTGAAGACCAAAGCGACGGCCATGCACAGGCCTGGTTCACACAAGACTTCCAGAAGACTGGTCCAAAGTTCGAAAAGAAAGACTACTACTACGTGAACGATCAGCCTCCGACGACGCTTTGGTATCACGATCACTCACTCGGTATCACACGGTTGAACGTGTACGCCGGACTCGCAGGATTCTATATCCTCCGTAACGAACACGAACGGAATCTTGGTCTGCCGGAGGGTGAATACGAAATTCCACTCGTGTTTCAAGACCGAAGTTTCAATAAGGATGGTTCACTCTACTATCCGACAGGTCCAGAGAATCAAGGAAAAGATGAGTCATACCCTGAGCCGAGCATCATAACTCAGTTTTTCGGCGATGTCTCGGTTGTCAACGGAAAAGCATGGCCTCGGCTTTCAGTCGAACCTAGGAAGTACCGATTCCGAATGCTCAACGGAGCCAACAGCCGCTACTATAATCTCACACTACTTGAATACGATGAAGACCTCGGTGAGACCATCGGTGACGGCCCATCATTCGTCCAGATCGGAAACGATGGCGGACTACTCTCGAATCCAGTCGAAATTGGAAATAGACTTGAACTCGGGTCAAGTAAACGAGCCGATGTTGTCGTTGACTTCTCTGAGTATGCAGGTACAACGTTACTTCTCCACAATAATGCGCCAGCGAAGTACTACGGAACGACTGAGGAGGATCAAGAACCCGTCCAACCGCTCCCCGAGATTATGCTTGTTGACGTGAAGAATACGTCTGGTGGAGCAGATGTGAGTCAGATCCCCGAAACACTAACGCAAATTCCGGAGATTTCTCTAGATTTAGTCGATAACAAGCGATATCTTCCGCTAGTACAGCTCAGCGACGACTACGGACGGCCGCTGTTTCTACTTGGAACAGAGGACGATCAATCGGGACACAGACTCACCGATCCAACGACAGAGGCACCCACCGTCGGTGATACAGAACTTTGGAGCATTGCTAATCTCACAGGGATGTCTCACCCAATCCATCTCCATCTTGTTCACTTCCAAGTTCTTGGACGGCAATCCATTGATTACGATTCCACCGAAGACAATATCAACCCTGACGGACTTCGAGATCCAAAGCCGTTCGAACAAGGTTGGAATGATGTGGTTTCCGTCGACCCCGGCGATGTAGTGCATCTACTCGTTCACTTCGGCGAATACGAAGGGTTGTTCAACGACCAAACTGGTGAGTACATGTGGCACTGTCATATGATTGAACACGAAGACCATGATATGATGCGGCCACTAGAAGTATTACCTGCATCCGCTGATGATATCTCTTCGGAGGAGGAGAAGAGTAGCTAG